The genomic region CATGTTCTAGAGTGAAACCTGTTTTTAAGCAATCGTACAAAAACCACTTGCTCAGAGGAGAGAGAATTCTGTTGAACCTTTAGTTAAAAGCTACAGGAAACCTTGTGGCGGAAGGATGGGAATATTTGATAGTTGTTTACAGCAGTTAGCTTCCCTATAGCAGGCAAGGTCCACAGTGCTGAACGCTCTGTCGGTAGGCACATATCTGTGGTGGTTTGTTTAAGGGAATTTGATTTTCCCCAGGTGATCCCAGCATGAAGAGTGGCAATGGAATTCCTGCTCGCTGTGTGTACCTGGAGGAAATGGCTGCAGAACTGGATGAACAAGACTGGCTTGACATGGAAAACATTGAACAGGTAACACCACTTCTCTGTCAACTTGTCTCTTTCAGGTTGGTGTCTGGCAGTCCTGAGCTAAAGAAGGTGCAGCGATTAATAAGCAGGTACCTGATTGCAGAGTATCTCCTCAAAAGTCCAGTCCCAAATGAGTATTTAATGACTCCTATTTAAAGATCAGATCTGCATAAAACATTAATGATCTGGGAGGAGAGCTTAACTTGTGCACATTACTGAGAAACCAGTGTGCTCcgctctttttttgtttttagactAGGCTAACAATAGTCCTTCTTTTGGTAGCCTGCTTTGGGAAGCAGCCGCTGTGCAGAGCCAAACTGGCTGCATTCTGGGCACTGGGAAGGCACTGTGGGTTAGTGTATAAGTGGTTATTCCTCGCCAAATGGAGAAGGTGTTACTAATTTCTGTTCAGGGGTTTTGTTAGCTGAAATTGAGTTTTACTGATGGGGATGGTTTAGTTCTTACAGTGCACAAAAAATCTGACTCTCGGCTACTAACAGTAACTTGAACTCTGCTCTTTCCCTGCACAGCATATTAGAGTTTACCCTTGAGTGCAGACTTGTTCACTCTTGGTCTAATGTGCTGCTGCCTGTGACAACTGGGCTGGAAGTGACTTCAGGCTTATGTGGCTGGAGTGCTTataggaaaggaggacttgtggcaccttagagactaacaaatttatttgagcataagctttcgtgagctacagctcacttcatcggattataGGGTTTCCTAATACTAGCTCCTCCTAGTGGCTGCAGAGATCTGCTGCCAATGTGGGAGACTGAATGGGAAGATGCAGATTAGGAGTATGGCTAAGGAATGGATAAAATCCCAAGGCCTCTCCCACTCCTCCAGTTTAATTTGCTGTGTCCGCCTTTTGGAAGGTAAGAACGCCTTTGCTTATAACAGTGGGAGTTGGTGGTCCAGTACTCAGCTCTGCCATCATCCACCTCATCAAAACATTGTAAACAGATCCGCTCCTCTAACAGGAGTGTCATGCTAATGCTTGTCAGGTTTGTTTTCAAAGGCAAGGGTTACAGATGCCTATTAGTAAAACTGCTGTAAATTTTGAAGGTGGATGGAGAAGCTGTTGGCCTAGCAGATTggaaaaagtctgagaacccctgggctagcattgagctctttttatttttcagtaggGAAGGAAAGCCTAATGGGCAAAAATGAGCCATGATTTGGTGTGGGGTATTTTTTATGGGGTGAAGGAGAAGGGTTGTGACTTTAAACACTTGGGATTGTGTTCAGTGTATGTTTAATTGTGTGTCTAGGCACTCTTCACCCGCTTGTTGCTCCAGGAACCAGGAAGTCACCTGATTTACATGACCTCTGTCAGCACACAGAATCTTTCAGCAGATAGAGATGCCGGAGACAAACAGATTTTTCGCTACTTATATGCCTGTTTCCAGAGAGCAAAGGAAGAGGTAGGTAGGCAGCCTTGGGAAGGGGAAGTAGCATCGTATGCGGTCCAATTACTGACCTGAAATGAGCAAGTTGGCAGATTATCCCCTTTACCAGTACACTTCAGGGGACGTCATTCCTTCTGTCTCAATTTCTCTTTCCATGCAGATAACCAAAGTGCCAGAGAACCTGCTGCCCTTTGCGGTTCGCTGCAGGAATCTGACTGTGTCGAACACTCGCACTGTTCTCCTCACCTCCGAGATCTATGTGAACCAGAATGTCTATGAGCAGCTGGTGGACCTGATGCTGGAGGCATTGAGAGGAGCATGTAAGTTTATAACTACACCTTTCTCCTGGTGGGTTAGTAATTATCCTCAGATGACCAAATAttattgctttttctttccactttatAACAAGAACATCAAACCCAACTACTCGGTTATTTAAGATCCAAACTTGACATTCAGAATCAAATGAGCCATGTAAGCAGTAGATAGTCTTAGAGAAATGCCTAAAGTAATAGGGCAAGTTTGGTGGCCTTAGGAAAACTCAAGGTCTTGTGTAAAGGTGAAAGTAAATCAGTTGATGCTAGCAAACAGACTAACCCCACTAATAGAAGACTGTGGTGAGTGCAAAGCTGACTGAACCGTATTTtaccctttgaggatctggacatTTTGTTAACTCTTTATCTTGTATATTTTCATAAACAtaatgggtaaaatcctggtgcCCTTGAAATCGAAGGGAGTTTatctattgacttgaatggggccaggatttcacctactgTAAATAACAGATCTGATATAATGTACAAATTAAAATCCAAACTTATAAGTTACCTCAGGGGCAAGAAGTAAGAATAAGCTCTTTAGAAATCTTGGAAGAGGAGCATCTGACCATGTCAGGAACCTTAACTAATAGGTCAATCCCTagagtttaaaataacttttgaacAGGAGGGAGTAGAGCCAGAAATGGGATGGAGCCTGTGAACAGCTCAGTTCTTTTCAACACAAAGTGTAGGGGAAATTGCCATCTGCTTTCTTGGTTTTCTGTCTCACTGGAGAAGTTAACACTTTGGGCCAAAGTGCAGTCCATCGATACCAGTCACCCAGGGCCCATCCTGGGGTCCACTGAATATTTATGGGATTGGTGCTGGGAGGAGAACTAGTCTATGAGAGTCTCTCCCTCTCTAACAAAGTATTCTGCAGAATAAAATGCTGAGACCCCCTCTTTTATAAGGGATTTAAAATCTATGGGGAAGTTCAAGTACCTTTATTTAGTGTCCTTATCCCATCTGAAAACACAACTATGTCCACTTGGCAGGAGGAAAATGTGTCTACTGATAAGAAGGTTTCTAATGTTCTTGTCAAGCACAATTGGTTCTACTTAAAATGTGTTGGCAATACTTGTTTCTTGATTTAATTTATCCCTAAGTAGTCAGTATCTCAGGAGTCTCTAGATATGGATTTGCTAAAGCATGAGCTAACCCATGCAGACCCCCAGAACTTGCTGTACGCATGACCTGCCATCCTGCTATGGCTGGTATTTGACAATGTGGTGTTGCCTAATTGGCTGCTGGTGAGGGATTATATAACGAGATGAGCCTGAAGTGTTAATGGGCTGAAGCCACTAAAAATACTTTGAATATTTCTGTTAAATGTTTTTCTACCCCCACCCTTTACTTTTTTTATTAGACTTTGAAGATGTGACTGAGTTTCTTGAGGAGGTCATAGAAGCCTTGACGATGGATGAGGAAGTTCGGACATTTGGGGAGGTCATGGTTCCTGTGTTTGATATTCTGTTGGGCAGAATCAAAGATCTGGACCTTTGTCAGATCCTGCTGTACACGTATCTGGATATGCTCCTCTATTTcacaagacagaaaaatataGCACGGGTAAGTGTGTGTTAGTTCTGGTGATAAGTGCCAGCTGTCCGGTGAAAAGTGCCAGCTGTCCACTGGAAAAGTGCTACATACGCAGCTGCAGGGCAAATTCTGTCCACACTATCCCACTAATATGCTTCTGCCATTACCCAGAAAGACTACCTCTACATAAGAGAGTAATTCACTTTCTGTGGCACTTTGACCTTTAGCCTTGCTGATGAGCTTCCCAACAAGGAGAGCAACTGAATTCGTCCACAGGCTGCTGGGTCTGATGTAGATGTACCTTCCTGTGCAATGGCTAATGGCTTTTGCTCTGGCTTTGTTACTAAATGACAGGTTGGATATGTGCCGGGCTCACATTCTGCTCTGATGAATGTGCGCTCTCAGTAAAGTGTGTTGCTATGATCCATGCATTCCAGCTGTAGTAAAGGGATTGTGTATTGGCTGCATGCAGCATGCTACGTGAGTCACAAATTATGTATTTATCTTTATCCTCtatgataaaaaacaaaagagtgaAATAATTTGTTCCCACGTTCCTTCTCTAACTACTCTAAGCTACTCCTACTGTTCTCTGACCACTCCCAAATCAACAGGTTCTCTTCGTACTTTTATGAACAATAGCATGCACATTTTCTGTCTTTAGGTTTTTGTAGACTACATTCAACCAAAGGACCCCACCAATGGGCAGATGTATCAGAAGACCCTGCTAGGAGTCATCTTGAGCATCTCCTGCTTGCTAAAGACCCCAGGCGTAGTGGAGAATCATGGATACTTTCTGAATCCATCCCGATCCAGTCCACAAGAGATCAAAGTGCAGGAGTCCAACATTCATCAGGTTAAGCTGAAGTGTATCAGTGCCACTATCTAATACTGAACCACAGTGTGTGTTCCTAAGGAAAGGAAGCCTTGTAATGGGTTACAGCGTATGACTTGtgctcagaagatctgggttctattccaggcttgCCACAGGGTTGCTGTATGACCTAGGCAAGTCACTCCACCTCGGTGTGCTGTGATGCTGTTTCCCACCTGTACAATGAGGATAGCACAGGCCTCACAGGGTGTTGAGAGAATAACTCCATGGATGTGGGTAAAATGCTTTGGATtgctcagatggaaggtgctgcaGAAGTGCAAAATCTTAAACAACTTTCTAGACATTTATGAATGAAGCATCACAAACCCTGGAAGATAGCTGTAATCCCCGTTCTGCAGGTGAGAAAACTCAAGCACAAAGGTTCCCCATCGAGAGCCTGGCAGAtccaggagcagaacccagatcACCTGGCTCCCAGGCACATGCCctaccacaagaccatctttccacCCAGTGACCTGTAAAGAACTTTGTTTTTACTTTCCATTGAAACAATTCATTATATCTCTTTAAGTGTCATCCTTGCTTTTTGCTGTTGGCTTCAGGATTGCTCTGTTCATCACACATTTCTGACAGGAGACACTGGTAAGGGAGCGTAGGAGCTATACCTAAGCAcctatgggtatgtctgcactccagctgggagcatgcttcccagcgtGGGGTCAGCAGACTCGCACTAACTCCCctcgagctagcacactaaaaatagtcaTGTGAACCCAcaactcaggctagccacctgagcttaGACCCAGGGAGCAGGCAGGTTTGGACTTGGGCTGCTAGCCCATGTCACTGCCCAGGCAGCAATGtcccacactgctatttttagcatgctagctggagcagagctcccATGAGTCTGTctagccaggctgggaggctagCTCCCAGAGGCAGGGTAAGCAGGCCCTAAGGGATTTTCCAGAAGATTAGGATGACCTGTTGACTCTCAGACCAACCTTGGAAAGTGTAAGTGAAATGGgcctttttcaaaaatgccttCAATGATGgactgggtttattttatttttatttttttgtaacagtTTATGGCCCAGTTCCATGAGAAAATCTACCAGATGCTGAAGAACCTGTTACAGCTGTCTCCAGAGACCAAACACAGGATTCTTTCCTGGCTTGGAAACTGTCTCCATGCCAATGCAGGCCGTACCAAAATCTGGGCTAACCAGATGCCAGAGATCTTCTTCCAGATGTATGCCTCAGATGCCTTCTTTATGAATCTAGGAGCTGCCCTCCTGAAACTGTGCCAGCCATTCtgtaaacccagatctcctagaCTTCTCACCTTCGATCCCACCTACTGTGCCCTGAAAGAGCTGaatgaagaggagaggagaagtaAGAACGTGCATATGAAAGGTAGGTATGCTAGAAATGTTATGCTTGCCTTGTGTTGCATTTGCTTCCATTTGGGCTCGAAAGCACTCAGGCTTCCCTACAACACTATACCTCATGCCTCTCCAGGAGGAAAAGGAGGCAACAGATTAgctgggcagtggggaaggagtaaaggagaagctgaaaaaagttaaaatatcacCCACACCAAGTCAGGTCTTTCTGACTGTGCTGAAGTCCCCTTCCCGACCCAGCGGGGCAGGATTAACTCACTGGtgcttttaatttctttaagGCTTGGAAAAAGAAACCTGTTTGATTCCAGCTGTgactgagaaggagccagagttTGCCCACAGCTACAATCTGGTGACCGAGAACTTAGTCTTGACACAGTATACGCTCCACTTAGGATTTCACAGGTAACTCCTCTGCTAGCCTTGTAAGTCCAGGAAGTGGTGGTTATAAACAGTGTTGATAACAGGGAAAGTGCCACACAAACCTTTATTTCTTATGGATTATATTTTAAACCGGGGTGTCTGCAGGCTTGTGGGAGAGAGTCTTTTGCCTAGGCTCAGGTAAGATCTGGTGGTCTCAAATAACAGAAGAATGCTAAAATCATAAGGGCAATGTGTGTTTTTAGTACCACTTGTATCCAttcagtatttaaaaaataaataaagtcacTAGTCAGAAATACTCCTGAACAGTATCCTCCCAGTATCTGAGGCCCAGTGCTGTTATGCCTGTTCTTCTGACTGTGCTGATGACACCCGAGTTCCAGACGATGGATAAATTCAGCCTGGGGTTTATTTCACTTGTGCTCAAATACAAGCTAACAAGCCCAATAACCAGGCATTATCTTTGGGACGACTGAAGAGTTGGACCCTTGGTTTGACTTTGATCATGTCTGGTTCATGGGCTTGTTACCTTTCATTATCGTTTTCATTTAGATGCTGATCTTTCCCTAGAAGAGAAAAGGCCCATGTCTCCTGTCCTGGACATCGTCACAGTCTCAGGATACTTGTACTCTGTAGAATATTTGAATTGCCGTAGTGAGTGGGTTTGATTTTAAGCAGGTTAGGAAGATAACTGGCTGCTCTTCTCAGGAAGTGGTCTGCTGGACACTAAAATGTATTATTCCCTTAGCCTCCTACTGTGAATTGTTGCTGGGATACTGTGAGGTCACCAATGATCCAAGCATACTCACCTTCTGTGTGGTTTATTTTCTAAATATAGAAATAGCCGAAAAAGTTACGCAAATAGCTTTGTTGCTGGGAAATTGAAAACGTATGCAAGGCAACATCACCACATTACCTAGAAAATCCCTGACTTTGGTAATCCTGAGGATTTACAACTGCATAGGCCAAGCTAGCCATCTGGTGCAGttagcactggtggatcaccagatTTTTTCATTCTGCAGACCAGATTGTAAGAGAGCTCCTTTTCTGGAACTGAACCCTCCCAATCTCTCACTGAGTGATTCTGATAGTATTCCATTCAGCAGACCACCAGACAGGATTATTCATGGGGGATAGTTTGAGGACAGTGCATTAAAATAATGCTCACTCAGTTGCAACCTTCTTTCTGCTTATTCAGATGGAATGGAGCAGTTTCTAAAGCGGGTTCTGTGCCCTGCTTTTTTTCTGCCCTCTCAGCTGCTTCTGCCAGCTGCACAACATCACTCAGTGTTACACAAGCAGGGTAAAAGTGGGTGCACATTTATGTGGGCAATCTGTACTAAATCAATTGTCATCTAGTCTCTGGTattctcatttttgttttgtgggcAGGTTGCATGATCAGATGGTAAAGATAAACCAAAGCCTTCACCGGCTGCAAGTAGCCTGGCGAGAGGCTCAACAAAGTTCTAGCCCTGCAACAGACAGTCTGCGGGAGCAGTTTGAACGCCTGATGACTGTCTATCTCTCCACCAAAACATCCGTGACTGAGCCACAGATGCTACAGAACTGCCTGAATTTGCAGGTGTCCCTGGCAGTTCTCCTGGTCCAGCTGGCTGTAGGAAATCGAGGGACTGAGCCTATAGACCTGACATTCCCTTTGTCAGAGGTGGAGCACAGTGCACTGGCTTACGTACCAGGTGAATGAGATCACTCAAGATCACTGCTTTTCATTAAGACAAACGCACCTTTAAAGGGAGAGGGCCAAGCAACTTCTCATCTTAAAATTACTTTAGTATCCTTTTCAGTTTGCATTATGTATACAGTATATGGCCTGAttctttcagaggtgctgagcacctgcatttTGCAGGAACTCAACACCTTGCAAAATCAGGGCTGTAGGACCTGTACAGAAACAATGTGAAGTTCTGCTCCAAAATTCAAGAGTACGGATGACAAATTGATAAGCATCATAGAAATGACTGAGAGTATAAACTTGTGATTCTGAACAGATTGTGCAAGCTAAGCCAGGTTGGGGCTGGATGTGGGCTGCCATGGGAATTGTCcatggaaattctgagttttttCCAGGAAGTGATGTGATGTTGGTGTTCCAGTAGATAGCACTGTTCTGCCTCAGCTCTGAACCAACATCCATGTTTGTTGACAGGAGTCACTGTACTGGTGGAAGTGCTGTCTTTCAGATAAGACAAACTAAGGTCATGGCCCCTTTTAAAAGAATCAGATCCTTTCTGTAGGAACTGAAGTGTCCAATCCCAATGTCCTGCCTAATTCCAAtttaggcagaatgtaattactcatCTAAcatttcccctgcagtttcaattggatatgGATCCTTCAGCTGTGGTTTACTGTTATGTACTGCTAAATAGCTGCCAAGTTTCACCCCCAAAGGTAACTTGCCTCCATATTGGGATGAAGTGATCTCCATGTACAGTAAATTGTATCAATTTGAGGATTCTTTAGAATTTGTATTTTTTGGTAAATGCAAGCTGTTCCTGTTAGGTCTAGGGATACAGTTTTTACAGGCTGTGTTGGCATCCTCAATAATTGCTTCATTTGTTCATTGGCATTAAACAACCATGTTAATTTTAATCACCATTAGAAGCACTGGGAGGAATCGTACAGGGAAGGATAGAAAAGAGTGCCTGAAGGAACTTCCTAAGAAGACACTAATATTTATGACTTCTGTTCACAGAATTCTTTGCTGATAATTTGGGTGATTTCTTCATTTTCCTGCGGCGTTTTGCTGATGACATCTTGGAGACTTCTGCAGACTCTCTGGAGCACATCTTTCACTTTGTTACTGTTTTCACGGGTGATGTAGAGAGGTAGATAAGTTTCCAGCCCTTTGTCCTTTTACACTTACTGCAaagcatccagagagagagagagagagaaacaagtaAAAATCATAAAGGGCGTCTTGAGGTTTGATGTAAACGTTAATGACTCAGCTGATCTACCGGGGGATAGCCAAGAATTCCACCCACGAGAGGCATAATAAGCAAAGAACTTTACCCCAAAGCACTTGGGCTTCGTGTAAGACACAAATGGGAGTTCAGCATCTAGTTCCTTGTTAAAGCCAAATAACTGTAATGTTGGAAGCCTAGCTAGTTACAGCTGGTTGTTAGTGAACTTCAAGTAACAATGGAATGCCTGGCACTTGCATTTCCATTAAATGTTGTTCCCCGGTCTTCCCCATGTGTCCCCTGAAGGAGGAAGCTGAAGTGCGTTCCCCAAAATTGTTTTCACAACTGGGTTTTTTATATTTGTGtcaaaaaaagaaaggaattttGACAGCATTTACAGTTGTAGGGAAGAGTGGTGGGGCATCAGGAGAGGTAGTCTGGTTTATCACTGCTGCAGAAGCAAGTGGGTGTGTGTACAATAGTGTGTTTACATGTAACAGATGGAGATGTGCTGATCTCATCTATCTGAAAAGCAcctgaaaaatacttccttttgttattCTACTACTAATATGGTGCCTCAGACAAGGAAACGAATGGGTATTGTGTGTGTACAGCCGAACTTGGTCTTTAGTGAGCACCACTTGTGATTGTTTGGCTATGGATCAAAAATTACGTTCCAGAATCCATTGGTGCTAATGTGTTTGCCCCTCATGTACACTGATCACTGGGGTTTTTGATTATAAGGGTCAGACTGAAAGAAATTTCAAACCAGACTTTTATTTCCAAAGACAGGAAATAATTTTGcacctttttgttgttgttcagctGCAGATAAAGAACATTACAACTAAGGGCCAGGCCAGTTAGAGAGAGTTATAACCTTAGTGACCTGCTGGGGCACTAGGGGACAGATGTTCAGAAATGAGCACTTGCAATTCCAGGTTAattcactgggagctgcaggtgctcagcacctttgaaaaccaggccccacGTACCCAGTAGAACTTGTGCTGTCTTTGAAAAAATGGAGATTTTGCTTTATGTTCATGTCTGATTTGGGAAATTTCCTGTTTTATGCAATTGGATGTTTGGCTAATGATCAAAACAGGGGTTGTCTAGATTGGTCTATCTTAGTTGTTTCTGAGACATCTGTTGCCTTGGTGTTCGTTGCCTCAACACTGAACAAAATTATGACCAGCATTATTGATCCTTGTGGTAAGGTATCATTGTGTACACTGTGTTCATGCTATTCATTTGTTAATATTTGTGTGTGCACAATTTCTTCATGGCAACAACAGGAGCAGGTAAACTCCATCTTCTCCTTGGGGTGCTATTTGCAACTGCCCAGCATGGGAGTTGGGAGAGCTGGGGTCTGTTCCCACTTCTTTCCCTGACTCACTCTGCAGTTTTGGACAGGTCACTAAACCCCTGTGCCCCACCTCTATAATGGGGACAATAATGCTTACCCACCCTTGCTGAATGCTCTCAGATGTATTGGTAAGAGCACTCTGTAAGTTCAAAGTACTTCTGCTGTTATATAAATAGGAGACGGAAGCATTAGATAGGTTCAGCACATAGCTGATATAACAGAATGTTTGCCACCAAAATACATTTGGGCTAGGGCAGAAGAACCACAACTGATGAGCAAACACAAACGTGTAGTAGTATGCATCACTGAGAGAATGTTCTAGGAGGGGTGAGGCCAAAAGCTTCAACCTTCACTCCCTTTGTAACCTTTCTTTTCTGAGGTTTAACCCCTAGTGACTGAGAATGACCATGGCCTGCCGTTAGGAATGCAAGTGATAGGTCAGGTGCTTTCAGTTATGTCAGAAGTTTGGCTGCACAAGTGTAGTGGTGTTAACCAGTCCTGCCCCATGTGGATGACCACAATCTTTGGGATTCTCTTTGGTCAGTCAAATTCCCCTTTTGCTCTAAACTACCCTATtatatctgtttttcttttccaggatGAAGAATCCTCACCTGCGAGCCAAGCTGGCAGAAGTGCTGGAAGCAGTGATGCCTCACTTAGATCAAGTCCAGAACCCTCTTGTCTCCAGCATGTTCCATCGTGAGCGAGTGTTCTGCTCCTACCAGCACGCTACTCATCTTGCAGAGGCACTCATCAAGGTCTTTGTGGATATTGAGTTTACAGGTAAACGGGGAAGGGGAGGGATTTGTCTCTTACCCTGAGAAGAATCTGTGGGAGGATGTCTGCAGGCTTTGACATACCTTGTTCTATTGACAGTGGTGCACCAAACCTAATCTATTCAGGCTTGGTCAAATCCATTAGACAGATGGCGCTTTAGCAAAAATGCAGCTATTTTGAATTGCTGATACGTGCAAAACTGCAACATATCAGGAAAACAGATGCTCTGGAAAGCTACATTTCATGGTCTAATCAGGTCTATTAACGTATTTATCTAGCCGTGCCCACTAGGGGTTccatcctgctcctattgaagacACCAAAACTCACATTGGTTTCAGCATGAGCCTGTTCAGCTAAGGGGGAAACAAGCACATTTCCATATTCACAGACCATCCATAGGTGGCTTTTCTCAGAGGCCCCTCCTAGACACGTTTGTATTCTGACTGCCCTACATCCCAGCCACCGTCCTAGCCAggattctcttctccctccatgaTCACCTCCATCAGAGAGGGAGAGTCACTAGGGTGCAAGGAGAGGTGCTCCCCCTTCCTCTCACAACCGGAGTCTAAGAATGCTGCCTCCACAGCATTTCTGGCCCCTGCTTCCTGGATCTGGGACTCTGCATTCCACTGGCCCTTGCACACCAATTGTGTGCCCTGACATTGTGCTCTAATGGAATTATCATTTATTCAGAGTCCTCATCCCTACGAGGTATCCAGCAGCTCAGTAGAGTGAATCAGCACTGCTTGCCTTATGTGCTTAACGGTTAatccagctcccagtgaaatcagggATAGCTTTGCTACTGATGTCCATAGGAACAGGATCGAGCCCTTTTTTCTGCTGGGGGATGATTGATGCTGAGTGCTTCAACTTGGTTACTTCCTGTGAGCTGACAGTCAGCACTTGTGCTATTGCAAACGATTGTCAGGGAAGTGGTTTCAACAACACAAACACGGTGAACTCCCAAGCTGCTACTGTTAACTGGGatgaagaacaggagtacttgtggcacattagagactaacaaatttatttgaacgttaagctttcgtgggctacagcatAAGTTAGAATAACTGGGATGCTTATTCTAAGGGAAAATGGAGCAAAAGCATCTGATGTAccagtcactttttaaaagtctgtCTTACTTTCAAAGGATTAGCGTTGACCTCTTTCCTGATTCTTTGAGGTAAACAGGCCTGAAAATCAGGGCCGTTTATCTCCCCTGGAGTTTAACAACTCCTTTAAAATAGTACAGGAACCTCTCGAATGTCAGAGTCCTGTCATCTTCCCCAGACTGAGCCAGACTGGTTGCCTTAGTTTGGTAAAACTCTCCAAGTGTATGTAAAGTCTGTATAAAATAAAGTCCCTGGGCTCTGTGAAGCTTATACAATATTGGAGCTGCATAGCAAGAAAAGATTAGGCAACAATGAGTCCAGTGATGATGGCATGTTTATATTTGAAAGTAACATTTAATTGGCTCTTGCTTTCTGACTTTGGCTGTGTTTCAGGAACTTGCTGTGAAAGTTATTCCTTGCTGAGCACGGTGCACTGTGAAGTCAGCTTTTGAGTTTTCTCAAGGAAGTGAGCAAGTGTTGCTCTCCTGTGGCCTGATGCGAAGTGTGAACTGTAGAGAGGTTAAAAATACAGTGCCAATGCTTGCTGCTGAATTGAAACTTCCTCtcccttttgcttttatttagGGGATCCCCATCAGTTTGAGCAGAAGTTTAACTATCGTCGACCCATGTATCCCATTCTCAGGTACATGTGGGGGACAGATTCATACCGGCAAAGTATAAAGGTAAGTCAAGATCAACACATCAGTAGTTTGTTTGGTTTGTACAATGCTGTATTAAGTGTTTGAGTTATGTGTCTTTAAGTTTGAACTGTGGTGGAGCATTAACTCATCATTTCTGTGTGTGACTTGTAGGGTCTGGCTGATTATGCCTCGGAAAACTTAGAGGCAATGAACCCTCCTCTCTTCCTACGCTTCCTTAACTTGCTCATGAACGATGCCATTTTCCTGTTGGATGAAGCCATACAGGTAGGGCTTGGAAGGC from Dermochelys coriacea isolate rDerCor1 chromosome 22, rDerCor1.pri.v4, whole genome shotgun sequence harbors:
- the UBE4A gene encoding ubiquitin conjugation factor E4 A isoform X1, coding for MTDQENNNSISSNPFAALFSSLADAKQFAAIQKQQLRQLTADETSASQDDSDNSVSESLDDCDYSVAEISRSFRSQQELCEQLNINHMIQRIFLITLDNSDPSMKSGNGIPARCVYLEEMAAELDEQDWLDMENIEQALFTRLLLQEPGSHLIYMTSVSTQNLSADRDAGDKQIFRYLYACFQRAKEEITKVPENLLPFAVRCRNLTVSNTRTVLLTSEIYVNQNVYEQLVDLMLEALRGAYFEDVTEFLEEVIEALTMDEEVRTFGEVMVPVFDILLGRIKDLDLCQILLYTYLDMLLYFTRQKNIARVFVDYIQPKDPTNGQMYQKTLLGVILSISCLLKTPGVVENHGYFLNPSRSSPQEIKVQESNIHQFMAQFHEKIYQMLKNLLQLSPETKHRILSWLGNCLHANAGRTKIWANQMPEIFFQMYASDAFFMNLGAALLKLCQPFCKPRSPRLLTFDPTYCALKELNEEERRSKNVHMKGLEKETCLIPAVTEKEPEFAHSYNLVTENLVLTQYTLHLGFHRLHDQMVKINQSLHRLQVAWREAQQSSSPATDSLREQFERLMTVYLSTKTSVTEPQMLQNCLNLQVSLAVLLVQLAVGNRGTEPIDLTFPLSEVEHSALAYVPEFFADNLGDFFIFLRRFADDILETSADSLEHIFHFVTVFTGDVERMKNPHLRAKLAEVLEAVMPHLDQVQNPLVSSMFHRERVFCSYQHATHLAEALIKVFVDIEFTGDPHQFEQKFNYRRPMYPILRYMWGTDSYRQSIKGLADYASENLEAMNPPLFLRFLNLLMNDAIFLLDEAIQYLSKIKVQQIEKDRGEWDNLSQEARREKESSLQMFGQLARFHNIMSNETIGTLAFLTSEIKSLFVHPFLAERIISMLNYFLQHLVGPKMGALKVKDFSEFDFKPQQLVSDICNIYLNLGDEENFCATVPKDGRSYSPTLFAQTVRVLKKINKPGNMIVAFSNLAERIKSLADRQQQEEETYADACDEFLDPIMSTLMSDPVLLPSSRVTVDRSTIARHLLSDQTDPFNRSPLTMDQIRPNTELKEKIQQWLAERKKQKEQLEDTHK
- the UBE4A gene encoding ubiquitin conjugation factor E4 A isoform X2, whose amino-acid sequence is MTDQENNNSISSNPFAALFSSLADAKQFAAIQKQQLRQLTDETSASQDDSDNSVSESLDDCDYSVAEISRSFRSQQELCEQLNINHMIQRIFLITLDNSDPSMKSGNGIPARCVYLEEMAAELDEQDWLDMENIEQALFTRLLLQEPGSHLIYMTSVSTQNLSADRDAGDKQIFRYLYACFQRAKEEITKVPENLLPFAVRCRNLTVSNTRTVLLTSEIYVNQNVYEQLVDLMLEALRGAYFEDVTEFLEEVIEALTMDEEVRTFGEVMVPVFDILLGRIKDLDLCQILLYTYLDMLLYFTRQKNIARVFVDYIQPKDPTNGQMYQKTLLGVILSISCLLKTPGVVENHGYFLNPSRSSPQEIKVQESNIHQFMAQFHEKIYQMLKNLLQLSPETKHRILSWLGNCLHANAGRTKIWANQMPEIFFQMYASDAFFMNLGAALLKLCQPFCKPRSPRLLTFDPTYCALKELNEEERRSKNVHMKGLEKETCLIPAVTEKEPEFAHSYNLVTENLVLTQYTLHLGFHRLHDQMVKINQSLHRLQVAWREAQQSSSPATDSLREQFERLMTVYLSTKTSVTEPQMLQNCLNLQVSLAVLLVQLAVGNRGTEPIDLTFPLSEVEHSALAYVPEFFADNLGDFFIFLRRFADDILETSADSLEHIFHFVTVFTGDVERMKNPHLRAKLAEVLEAVMPHLDQVQNPLVSSMFHRERVFCSYQHATHLAEALIKVFVDIEFTGDPHQFEQKFNYRRPMYPILRYMWGTDSYRQSIKGLADYASENLEAMNPPLFLRFLNLLMNDAIFLLDEAIQYLSKIKVQQIEKDRGEWDNLSQEARREKESSLQMFGQLARFHNIMSNETIGTLAFLTSEIKSLFVHPFLAERIISMLNYFLQHLVGPKMGALKVKDFSEFDFKPQQLVSDICNIYLNLGDEENFCATVPKDGRSYSPTLFAQTVRVLKKINKPGNMIVAFSNLAERIKSLADRQQQEEETYADACDEFLDPIMSTLMSDPVLLPSSRVTVDRSTIARHLLSDQTDPFNRSPLTMDQIRPNTELKEKIQQWLAERKKQKEQLEDTHK